A window of the Lactuca sativa cultivar Salinas chromosome 5, Lsat_Salinas_v11, whole genome shotgun sequence genome harbors these coding sequences:
- the LOC128126327 gene encoding dihydroxy-acid dehydratase, chloroplastic-like produces the protein MGHLQILYGNLAPEGSAAKITGKEGLYFSGPAYVFEGEEAMIAAISEDPMSFKGKVVVIRGEGPKGGPGMPEMLTPTSAIMGAGLGKVIFKVSFKIA, from the exons ATGGGTCATCTTCAAATATTATATGGAAATCTTGCACCTGAAGGCTCAGCAGCAAAGATCACAGGAAAAGAAGGGTTATATTTCTCTG GTCCTGCATATGTCTTTGAGGGGGAGGAAGCCATGATTGCAGCCATCTCTGAAGACCCCATGAGTTTTAAG GGGAAAGTGGTTGTTATTAGAGGAGAAGGTCCTAAAGGGGGCCCAGGTATGCCTGAGATGCTGACACCAACAAGTGCAATAATGGGTGCAGGTCTTGGGAAGGTAATTTTTAAGGTTTCATTCAAAATCGCttaa